Proteins from one bacterium genomic window:
- a CDS encoding type III polyketide synthase, whose amino-acid sequence MAFVMSAARALAEYSYEQDEVEPWLASWLSEKGHDPERVVKMCRNSEVASRSSVLPIEDIFRPRSLTESNRIYQENVKRLGERVAMEAIKRANLTPQDIDMIISVSCTGFMIPSVDAYLINGLGMRPDTKRLPITEMGCAAGAVGLSRAREYLKGFPEHRVLLLSVELPTLTFQHDDMSMDNIVSSIIFGDGAAATVLGGSPSNGSPELYDSQTTTLPDSTHLMGFDLEDKGFRIRLSRDIPAAVRSRVRPMLEAFLRKNGLLLENIAHLVFHPGGKRILEVYRDELGVSEDSLRFSRKVLRECGNISSCTVLMVLDEIMRYGEVQSGDIGLILAMGPGFSIEQLLVRWGNGRHG is encoded by the coding sequence ATGGCTTTTGTGATGTCAGCCGCCAGGGCTTTGGCGGAGTATTCATACGAACAGGATGAAGTCGAACCATGGCTTGCAAGCTGGCTCTCCGAAAAAGGACACGACCCGGAAAGAGTGGTAAAAATGTGCCGCAACTCCGAGGTCGCAAGCCGCTCTTCCGTGCTTCCCATCGAGGATATCTTCCGGCCCAGATCTCTCACCGAAAGCAACCGGATTTATCAGGAAAACGTCAAGCGCCTCGGCGAGCGTGTCGCCATGGAGGCGATAAAGCGGGCAAACCTGACGCCGCAAGATATTGATATGATCATTTCGGTTTCCTGCACGGGCTTCATGATTCCCTCCGTTGATGCATATCTCATCAACGGGCTCGGCATGCGCCCGGACACCAAGCGGCTTCCGATCACGGAGATGGGTTGTGCCGCGGGCGCCGTGGGGCTTTCCCGCGCCCGGGAGTATCTGAAAGGCTTCCCGGAGCATCGCGTCTTGCTGCTCTCGGTCGAGCTTCCCACCCTGACCTTTCAGCATGACGACATGTCCATGGACAACATCGTTTCCAGCATTATCTTCGGAGACGGCGCGGCCGCCACCGTTCTTGGCGGGAGTCCCTCAAACGGATCGCCGGAGCTTTATGACTCGCAGACGACCACCCTGCCGGATTCCACCCACTTGATGGGTTTCGACCTGGAGGACAAAGGATTCCGGATACGTCTTTCCAGAGATATCCCCGCCGCCGTCCGATCCAGGGTGCGGCCGATGCTGGAAGCGTTTTTGCGGAAAAACGGGCTGTTGCTCGAAAACATTGCCCATCTTGTTTTCCACCCCGGCGGGAAGCGCATCCTGGAGGTCTATCGGGACGAGCTCGGCGTATCGGAAGACAGTCTGCGTTTTTCCAGAAAGGTGCTTCGCGAGTGCGGCAACATCTCTTCCTGCACCGTTCTGATGGTTCTCGATGAGATCATGCGATACGGAGAGGTTCAGTCAGGCGATATCGGTCTGATTCTCGCCATGGGTCCTGGATTCAGCATCGAGCAGCTGCTCGTTCGCTGGGGGAACGGACGACACGGATAA